tgcttttaggaactgaaatgaaagatcaaaaagcctaacttttgtggtgctagttcgtaatatatgttcattccaacttgcccggtcgggcatgtcggggacatatcccacttgcccgaatgaaTGTTTCACTTGCCTCGGGCAattgggcagtccttaatgtcatgctggctgcactgattcagttacaggttgccaggtttgtataaaacacccacaacctgcacactaaataataattttaaactcaaacattttcctgtctgtcatgacacagcatggggttgtttttttttctttaaacctagagttggatgataacaaaataaaaccaatatataaatattatcaaacacagtactgttcaaaggtcttggcaccctattgttttcctcatacaaactttgttatagacttctattttatgatttctacattatccagtaatgaacctacagtctgaggcccactttacacggggacggtctgaaacaaaaatgcaaaagtccattttcgttctcacttttttccgcgtctacacgaccgttttcaaggaggaaatctgcgtctatacggtgacgcataaatatgtggaattcaattggatgtgcatgccaggcggctaggtggtgctgtgaaagacctccgctatgtctgcacgcatgcgcaacgtcttccgtcttgtctgagctgcacatctgcgccgcgaaaactttgactactctggctatggtaagtaaaaaattaagtaaaaaagtacgagcatactatacccgcctctgttcattaacggtatatgtgcagattcggtatagatgttcgaaggactcctggacgtttattaaagctgccagagcagcttgaaggtccgttggatcgatgtaatcagacatgctcttacttttttacttactttcttacttcccgggctggcatatacagtatgtgacatatgtatgacgtaaacgcgtacctgacgtgagcagatccgagcagagtttcgcgtattgggtagtttagacggatatgcaacgggggctgtttttaacttatccactctggaaggcgttttcaattttttccgtttttcagcctcggaaacgccgtccccgtgtagacgaaaggcacttcccataaaatatttagtcgtttttacccgacagcatcctcgtgtaaacgggccctgagagagttctacacaaacacactgaactttacaacagctgcatgcatgtgaaatggaaataaatcgactaaagcaggaaaaactattttggataaaattgttattgtccgttacaagtaaaaactaaccaataaccaaacttaataataaacttaatcaataaccaaacttcaacttacTGTGTgagcttcattttatgttgcaattcacaactattctatggttttcctaaaaaaaagtagtactcgcaaaatagggggaaagtgataatattgggggcagtgggggttaatttccacttgccccccagggcaagtgcgtttaaaagttaatgttcgAGCCCTGAAACGgcttaatgaaatgaaatgtttcaacgttaaaagaaaatactataaacagtaatcagtaagctgtaataaacaaaacaaagccagtatttggtgtgagatgaccctttacttaaaaaatagtagtctcaggtccgatgagtgcagttttataatgaaatgagctgtaggttttactgagcatcttgcagaaccagccacagttcttctggacactttgtcacactcgcgtcttaattttgcaccaaaacccagtagcctttattgtgttttcttttttaatctgaaaagtgatctcttatggaatatgctgctcggatacaaacttttttttacagtaacgtttaattttgtgctggaaaaaaaaaaaacgtttggaactctaaaatgtttttgactctgtaatgtagaagtcataaaatagaaatctataacaaagtttgtatgaaaaaaatggggggctaagagttttgcacagtactgtgtgtgtgtgtgtgtgtatatatatatatatatatatatatatatatatatatatatatatatatatatatatatatgagtgattccacgcttatgggtactgaaatggggacatgaacttatttttaaaaattcacctaaaaccatttctttttttaccatcaggtcacaaaacatgtaatctttaatgaatgatatgttaaaagataactttaattttctgagatgtaataaaaacgtatttatatgccaaagtcaagcctatgagttccaaaatgatgtctgttacattacttctgttacgtttgtccatctcgcgtctgttacaaattaattacaatctagctatataccatgttaatcttattgaaagaatgtgtatgtttattctactacacatgtttattaattatatttgctaaaacatcaccttcctgtgtttcaaaaagtaattctacaaaattgagaatatatatgtccacaacacttctgttacgttctgactttggcatataaatatgtttttattacatctcagaaaattaaagttatcttttaacatatcattcattaaagattacatgttttgtgacctgatgggaaaaaaagaaatggttttaggtgaatttttaaaaataagttcatgtccccatttcagtacccataagcgtggaatcactcatatatataaatttattacTTTCTGTTCTAATAAAAAATTCTCATTTCTTCTTTCTTCctgtattccatttttattgtAATCTGATATGCCAGTGATCATGAATAATGAATACATGAATATGCAAATGTGTATATTACGTCATGTGCTGTCTTTGAGAGCAGCCACTTTCCTCTGAAGAAGTGTACCACACCCTGATGAGTcagggaacttttttttttctttttctgacaGAATATTTGTCTTTATTTTAGTAATCAAGATATATTTTTGTTCTTGGTAGACTTTTACAATCATCAGAACTCTGTGAAAATGAGCACTTCCTTGAAATCCAGTAAAATAACGTCAGGAAAAATGTCCAGATTGTCCACAGAATACCATTCAGCTATgatatattaatattaatattgatTTTATAAAATACTGCGACTAAAATTACCTAAAACAACTCTTAAATTTAGTCAGGACCTTAGCTCGCTCGCTCAGTCAGACTGTATTTAATGTTAGCATAATGCTAACAAATTGCCTCAGAtaaaattttcacaaaaaaaTGGCTCGATCTCTGCAATTATACAAACAAACGTTATCCTTACTCTAATATCAAGTTAATTCTGATgagtattttttctttttcactttaATTATTTCGCGCTGTAAAACTTTCACTTCTCCTGACAGAATTTCGGCTAGCTAAACTAAGCTAAAACGATGCTATCTATAATTAGCCACATTAGCGGTGCTGTATTTCTTACCTCCATCGCTAACAACAGCAAATTAAGTGACTCGTCTCAGTGAAATAAGCTCTTATAGCAGTTTTCCTCACACGATTGTAAACtaaacttatttatttttacttcaaTTTAATGCTCAAACCAAACGGATGAAGACCGCACTCCGAGCTCGAGCTCGCccgttatttataaaaaaaaaaaaaaaaaaaaacggcctcTCGATTATCGATCCTCGCTCGCGAGCCTTTTTTCTCGTCTATGACCTTGACGTTGAAACATTCCCTGCGTTTTGATTGGTTACTGGGTTATCCGACCGTCCAATCATACTCCACATTCGAGAAAAGGGGCGGGGATTCAGGATTGGAGTAACAAAGCAGTTTTAATAACAGCTGATCCTGAGCAGCTCATAAAGCAAAGGCAGAAAAATAAAATACAGTGAACATTAACTCATTAAATCAGCTGCCTGTGTGATCAGAGTCCTGTGGGATTAATGAGTGAAACTCAAAGAATTCGTTTAAAAGATGCAAGGATTACATGTCGaggtcagatagatagatagatagatagatagatagatagatagatagatagatagatagatagatagatagatagatagatagatagatagatagatagatacttatcatttgttattacagatttttttaATCTATTTACTATGTACTGGTTTTATTTCCTGTTTCTtctcctacttcttcttcttcttcttcttcttcttctatcagTAGTAAGAGTATTTGTATAAAAATAGTAGTATTTGCATTTTAATTCGTATTATTTAATGTTCTTTAACATTAACGCTCCTTGgtagttttagcaatgtttttgttgttgttttttttttttgccaaatgcATGCTTGTATGCCAACAAACCCAATACCCTAACTGTAGACAGATAGATCGATAGATtgactgactgattgattgatttgttgCTTGGTTGTAAGCATACGTTTTATTGCATTAATAAAGACGATTATTGTTGCATTACGGATACATAATCACAAGGgggcgatagatagatagatagatagatagatagatagatagatagatagatagatagatagatagatagatagatagatagatagatagatagatagatagatagatagatagatagatagatagcaaattcctcagtgttgaattaacactttcagagttaatttgggtccaattggacctatacactctgggtgttaattcaacactggggattttgctgtatagatagatagatagatagatagatagatagatagatagatagattattctAGGTacataaatgtattattattattattattattattattattattgttgttgttgttgttgttagtaaTAGTTGTCTGTTTGTTGTAGTAACAGTTCACCAATAAAATACCTTGAATTTCgattaagatagatagatagatagatagatagatagatagatagatagatagatagatagatagatagatagattgattgattgattattctaGGGgtgcattttattattattattattgttgttgttgttgttgttgttagtaatacttgtttgttttttgtagtagcagttgtagtattGTTAATACCCATGTACCATCGTTTGTCACCAATAAAATACCCTGAATTTCGATTAATAGATTGATTATTCTAGgggtacattattattattattattattattattattattattgttgttgttgttgttgttgtcgtcagTACAGTCAGAAATACGGCTAAAGTAGAAGTCCATTTCTGCCCCCccaccaaggtacagtctacactaatgtacccctagggctcattattggtccTCAAGGTACCTACTGTATGTGTTCCTTTTTAGGGCCTAAAGAtgcatgttcccaagcagtatataaagggtatacagtaaataagtaccttagactagggtactgccccagtgaaaagccattgtacccctaaatgtacaggaatgtactttattttctgtgaGTGCagtagttgtttgtttgtttgttttgttgttgttacagTTGTAGTATTGGTAATGCACATGCACCATCTTTTGTTATACCAATAAAATACCttgaggatagatagatagatagatagataggtttattgatctcatctcattatctctagctgctttatccttctacagggtcgcaggcaagctggagcctatcccagctgactacgggcaaaaggcggggtacaccctggacaagtcgccagggctgacacatagacaaccattcacactcacattcacacctacggtcaatttagagtcaccagttaacctaacctgcatgtctttggactgtgggggaaaccggagcacccggaggaaacccacgcggacacggggagaacatacaaactccacacagaaaggccctcgccggccccggggcttgaacccaggaccttcttgctgtgaggcgacagtgctaaccactacaccactgtgccgcccggtttattgatctatttattattattattattattattattatgttgttgTTGTACTGAATTACATTTGATTGTTTGATTGTTCttctggtagtagtagtagtattgtttgtttgttttataaaatGCACTCTTATTTATTCCAGTAAAATACCTTCTTGGCATAATTtgatgttgtaataataataataataataattgctttGGGAAGCGTTAATTCTGTGACTTTTTTATACTTTAAAATAAAACCATAGCCTCGCCCCAACTGATAtgtttatacagtgtgtgtgtgtgtgtgtgtgtttaaggctGCGGTTCCTCAGAAATCCGCCGGACGGCAGCTCAGTTTAGGGAGTCTGGAAGAGAGTCTGTTTCAACCGCCCCTAAAccctcctctttctcagatcactGCGAGACAGcgcggagagagagggagggggggctCGAAACCGTCCAATGGGACAAAGAGTGGAGAAAAAAGTCAGTCTGGCGGTGAGTGCGCGCGCAGCAACACGTTTCCCCCGGGCGCGTGAGTTCTCCTGAGCAGTTCGTGTTCCGGATGAGTTGAGAGACGGAGGAGAAGAATGAGGCTCAGAGCTTAAATACAGCTTCACTCTCTGCACACACTCTCCGAAGAGACGTTTGAGCTCGAGTTTAGGCGCCTTGACCCGGGACAATGGAGACTAGTGGGAGCTGGGCTGCCTTCCTCACACTGCTGCTGTCCTCCTGCCTGGTCTCAGTGTCTGCTCAGTACCAAGGAGATCATGGGATAGCCGTGCCCGATCACGGATTCTGTCAACCGATCACTATCCCGCTTTGCACAGACATCGCCTACAACCAAACCATCATGCCAAACTTGGTCGGACACTACAACCAAGACGACGCTGGCTTAGAGGTCCACCAGTTTTATCCGCTTGTCAAGGTACAGTGTTCTCCAGAGCTCAAGTTTTTCCTCTGTTCCATGTACGCGCCTGTGTGCACCGTTTTGGAAAAAGCCATTCCTCCTTGTCGGTCTATTTGCGAAAGAGCTAAGCACGGCTGCGAGGCGCTCATGAACAAGTTCGGGTTTCAATGGCCAGAGCGCCTCAGGTGTGAGAACTTCCCCGTGTTGGGAGGCGGTCAAATATGTGTTGGGCAGAACGAATCGGCGGCCACCGTGGCACCCGCACACGTCCCTGCCGCAGCAGGCACCCCTGGAGTCCATTTATATTCCACGCCAGATAGGCCATTCCGCTGCCCACCGACCCTCAAGGTCCCATCCTACCTTAACTACAAGTTCCTCGGGGAGGTCGACTGTGGTGCTCCGTGCGAGTCATCCCGGACTCACGGAGCCTACATGTTCTTTACCGACCAGGAGATTGAATTTGCTCGTGTTTGGATTCTCGTCTGGTCATGCCTGTGCTGTGCTTCCACGCTGTTTACTGTGACGACATATCTGGTGGACATGCAGCGTTTTAAGTATCCCGAGCGACCCATTATTTTCCTGTCGGGCTGCTACACCATGGTGTCCATCGCGTACATTACTGGCTATTTCCTGGGAGACAAAGTGGCATGCAATGGAAGCTTTGAAGGCAGCTATAAAACAATAGTCCAAGGCACAAAAAGAGAGGGCTGCACCATCCTCTTCATGATGTTGTATTTCTTCAGCATGGCATCCTCGATATGGTGGGTTGTCCTGTCTTTGACCTGGTTCCTTGCTGCAGGGATGAAATGGGGACACGAGGCCATTGAGGCTAACTCACAGTACTTCCACTTGGCGGCTTGGGCCGTGCCAGCGGTGAAGACCATCAGCATCCTGGCCATGGGGCAGATCGATGGCGACGTTCTGAGTGGCGTTTGCTTCGTAGGCCTGAGCAACGTCGACCCTCTACGTGGCTTCGTCTTGGCACCATTATTCGTCTACCTCTTCATCGGTACGTCCTTCCTGCTGGCGGGTTTCGTCTCTCTGTTCCGTATCCGTACCATCATGAAGCACGACGGAACCAAGACGGAAAAGCTGGAGCGTCTTATGGTGCGCATCGGCGTCTTCTCCGTGCTCTACACGGTGCCGGCTACCATCGTCATCGCTTGCTTCTTCTACGAGCAGGCCTTCCGTGAGCACTGGGAACGCAGCTGGATCAGCACACACTGCAAGACCCTGGCTATCCCGTGTCCCATGCAGCCCGCGCCACGCATGAGCCCCGACTTCACCGTCTACATGATCAAATACCTCATGACCCTCATTGTCGGCATCACCTCCGGATTCTGGATCTGGTCCGGGAAAACGCTGCACTCGTGGAGGAAGTTCTACACGCGCCTGACCACCGGACAACACGGCGAGACCACGGTGTAGAGACAAGGACCCCGGGTCcttccacatacacacacatacagcaaGGAAGTGGTACTTTTTTGGATTTTCAAGATATTAATGACtgaatgtgtcttttttttttttaatcacagactgtggaactcTTATGTCTGTGTTATCAGTATTGGTCATTATTGACATTTGCTGTTGAATATCATGTCATTTGTAAGACATTTGGGGAATGAGAAGATTagaagtgtttattattattattattattattattattattgctgttttgttttgttatttcTTCGTGCCTGCAAATGAACAAGCTAAAATGAGAACTTTCCAAAGGATTttccaaaaggaaaaaaaaaaacaaacgtggCCATTTCCATGCCACGTGCCGAGACACTCCTTCATTCGTCCTGCCGCTTTTTACACTCCTTGCTCTTCCTCCTCAACCCCGAGACCAAGAGCAAGATGCCAGCTGGGAATCCAACGAAGGGAGGTGATCCATggggaaggaggaggagaaggaggatgaGGACGCCTTTTGGACGTGGAATTCTTTCTCGCAGCAAACTGTGTTTAAGATGTGCCTTAAAGTGCTGTAAATAATATttgtacaaaaaatatatatatatgaatataatTATATATTTGTATTTAAACATCTgggatgttattattattattattatgatttttaaattgttttcaAACTTGgtctgatttttgtttttttgcgaaagaaaaaaacaaaacccttcaCATTCGCCTGCATCACTCGGACAGCTCTGTAATCAGGTTCGTCCCTCACACATCCATACGGAATGCTGTTTCGAATTAAAAGATTCCCTGGCTGAAACAGAATACGCCCTCGAGTTGGCCCCGAATTTTCCTCTCTCCGTATTGCCttcctgcatttttttttctattcttcAAAATGGTACAGAAGCTTCAAAAGCATGAAtgggcatttgtgtgtgtgtgcgtgagtgagtgcgtgtgcatcagagtgtgtgtgtgtgtgtgtgtgtgtgtgtgtgtgtgtgtgtgtgaaagagttagATAGGCGAtggaagtgtgtgtgggggggacgaGACGGTGCTGTTTTAACAGGCTTTATTTTGTAGGTGGAGGGTGTGAAGGAAGGAGACAGCTCTTGACGAGCAAATGGGTCTCACATGACGCGAACAAGCGGGGCTTTTTTCGgaggatgaaaaaagaaagcaagaagcACATGACAACAGTGACAACAGGATGGTGTTTGTGTGCAGATCTTTTTGCTTTGCCTTCCTGGTTCAAGCTCCAACTCATGACATGATGAGATTCTTAACGTTTTGAGACGCGTCTGTCTGGACGACTTTCACCTTCGATTACTTATTTATTCACCGTGCAAATGTTGATCAAGTTCTTTTGCTTTGTCTCCACTGGCGACTCTTAATCCCAACATTCCTTCAGacctgtgtatgtgtgcgtgtaagCTCATATTTCCAGTCTAATGCATGCCCTTGAGGCAGTCAATTTCACGCTCAGTGCTTCACACAATAGCAGCGTTCTGTCTTTAACTTACATCTCGTGCACTCCGCATCCAAAACGTACCAAAACCTGGCTCGCACTTCACGTTGTCATgtccgtctgactaactggggttCACGTCAAAGTTTAAAAGCGTTGCGTTTTCTCAGGGCTGCGGTGTGACTGTGGTGTCGTTTTTATTTTGCTTTGCTTGTCCTTGTTGAGTTCCTTCACTTAGAGGGAGATAAGTGTACACAAGATAAGTTTTGTGTCTGTTGGGACACCACTTGGTAATCTTATCTTGATCGACAgctgggggaggggaggggaggggagaggaAGATGGGGGGTGGGGCGTAGCAGGCAACCTTCACCAGAGAGCTTTAATTAGAAACAGTGTGGAACAGTGTAGTGGTGCGAAATGAGAATAGGTCAGTTCTGAATAACAGATCTTGTCGAGAATGTACATTTTAAggccccggtcccacaacaccgatactccaactctgactgtccctctgcctgagtttaggtccagtctggagcagaaacaccccaCTATATATAACTGAgtataatcctgactataatatcgcttggtcctgacactcagggaaataaacgcgtgcaac
This genomic interval from Neoarius graeffei isolate fNeoGra1 chromosome 20, fNeoGra1.pri, whole genome shotgun sequence contains the following:
- the fzd2 gene encoding frizzled-2; this encodes METSGSWAAFLTLLLSSCLVSVSAQYQGDHGIAVPDHGFCQPITIPLCTDIAYNQTIMPNLVGHYNQDDAGLEVHQFYPLVKVQCSPELKFFLCSMYAPVCTVLEKAIPPCRSICERAKHGCEALMNKFGFQWPERLRCENFPVLGGGQICVGQNESAATVAPAHVPAAAGTPGVHLYSTPDRPFRCPPTLKVPSYLNYKFLGEVDCGAPCESSRTHGAYMFFTDQEIEFARVWILVWSCLCCASTLFTVTTYLVDMQRFKYPERPIIFLSGCYTMVSIAYITGYFLGDKVACNGSFEGSYKTIVQGTKREGCTILFMMLYFFSMASSIWWVVLSLTWFLAAGMKWGHEAIEANSQYFHLAAWAVPAVKTISILAMGQIDGDVLSGVCFVGLSNVDPLRGFVLAPLFVYLFIGTSFLLAGFVSLFRIRTIMKHDGTKTEKLERLMVRIGVFSVLYTVPATIVIACFFYEQAFREHWERSWISTHCKTLAIPCPMQPAPRMSPDFTVYMIKYLMTLIVGITSGFWIWSGKTLHSWRKFYTRLTTGQHGETTV